Below is a genomic region from Flammeovirgaceae bacterium SG7u.111.
TGAAATGCTTCACGTATTTGTTTCCGTCATACTTACGAACGATGTAGTTAAACTTATTCCTATCCAGAAACGATGCTAACTGAGCGAAAACGTATTTATCCTTATGCATTTGCTATTCTCTTTAGGAATGAATGGCGAAAATGCAAATTGAAATCCGTTTAATCGAAAAACACCTACAACTAACTAAATTTCAAATATTTAAAAGAGTCTTATTGGATTTTAATGGGACAGCAATGAGTTGGTTAGTGTTTGGATTCTTTTGTTGTTAGTTGTTTGTTTGAAAATATCCAGCCCTTGTTTGGAGCTCGTCCACCGCATCTTTGCGGTCATAAAGCAAAATCGAAAATATGAAAAAAATTATACACATCCCCTTGCATAAACCATAAGAGTAGTGGGTTTATTTTTTTGCTAGCCGGTCAGTGATTGGTGTTTTTTGTTGTTAGTCGTTTGGTTTGTGTTTGCTTGGAAATATCGGTCCTTTGTGGGCACAAGCGGGACGCTTGCGCCATTGGGTGCTCCGACCAAAGGGGTGATTTTTAACTTTTTTCAATTAAACCCAAATAATAGCTACCCCAATACTGATAATGTTCAACTTTTGACAAAGAAAACTCTTCCGCTATAGGTTTGATATGTCTATAAATTGGTTTAAAATCAAAATCTACAATTGAATTGTTCCTTATAGGACTAATGTCCATTAACGCACACATAGAGCTAAACTTAATTTCTTTATTTTTGTCCTCTAATCCTCTGATCAAGACTTTTACAATTTCAGTTTTATTGGAGTTTAAATTTGAATTTCTTTTAATAGCCCAAATTGCTTTTTCTCTCAACTGTAAATCTGAAGATTTAGCCGCCTTTATCAAATATTCTAAAGCATCTTTTCCTATAATACTTAAGGCCCATACCGTTCTATCTACAATAGGAGCATGAACGTCTTTTAAGAGAAAAATCAGAATCTGAATCACATTTTCTCCACACTCTGATAGTTCTTTTTGGAAATCTTCAATCAGATAAAAAAGAGCAAAAAATCTGATTTTATCGTCATTATTTTTAAGTAAGCTCACTAATACTTTGAAGGTTTCAATATCTAAATAAGATGAATCTATATTTCTATATGCATCATATTTTGCATCTTCTGGTGAGTGTTTTAATATTTTTATAAATTCTTCCTTTGTCATACCTAGTTATTTCGCTTCTATTGTTATACTATATCTTAAATAAGAGGACAATTACGGAATATTATATCCTAAATCTTTTTCATCATGAGTAAAAAAGTATGCATAATTCGACCGTAATTCGTCCCAACCATTCTGAGTTTTAAATTTTTCATTTATCACATCTTCCCATGCAATACGCATTTGTCTTGCACATACAATTGGTGGAACTTGCCCCGTACCTGTTCCCAAACCAGGAACAGCTATGCTTTGAATTTTATCTTTTATTAGATCCCCATTATCGAACCTTCCATAGATTAACAATATTAGTATTGCTTTCATAGCAAGATAGACATTAGGAGACTTTAAAATTGTCATTGGGGTTCGCATTGTTGGTGCTGAAATTAAATATGAAAAATCAGAGTGTTCAGTTTCAATTACCGTAGCTTGTCCAACTAATAATTCACCATAATAATCTCTTCTGATTTTACCTTGAAGCTTCTTTTCAATATGCCATCCTAAATTTTTAGAAATAGCAAAATCAAGTCCTCCATTCATAAACCCAAAGCTATTTGCTGGACTCACAATTGCATCACACGGATAATTAAATATTGAATCATATTTAATTATTACATCTTGAACTCCATTAAATACTTTTTCCCATGCTTCTGTTAATTCGGAACTAGTACTGATAAAATAGTATGTCATGATTTATTTTGTAATATTTTAAACAAATCAAATTAAGCCTAAAATGGTTAATAACCAATCTCTTTTTCTTTATAAAAAGTATTGAGCTTATCTAGCTCCTTATTGGGTAATCTGATTTGAAATCTCCCACCTTCATAAGGCTCTATATATTTTTTTTCTACCCAATCGTCCCAAGTTGCTTTTGGAATGTCAACCCTGATTAAATAATCATCGTACGTTCCCTGTCTCGAATATTCAAGCGCAAGTTCACGCTCTTTTGCAAAATGAATTTCTCTTGCTCCTGTATCAAACCCATTCTTCATAATATTATCAACAGTCCCTTTTCTAGGTGCTCGATACATAGGAACAACATCATCAGCAAGAGGGATCATACTTCCTTCTTTTGCAGCAGCCCCTAAACTTCTGGGGGCAACCATTCTTCTTCCTGCCGCGCCTCTAATCGCTTCTCTACCGCCAACCAATATATCACCTATTGCAATTAATGCTTCAATCCTTTCTTCGATATTTTGGTTTCTTGCCATGCCTTGCCAAAACTGAGCCTTTTCATTTCCTTCAAAGGCACGGATTGCCAAATACCCTTCAATCTCAGTACTACCATTTATCTCACGAGCTAACCAATTTGGATCATACTTAGTCCATCCCAAGGCATTCCATAAATTGTTCTGTATTTCAAATTGATCATTATACTCCTCATCTACTGGTATCCAGTTATTCTTTTGTCTAGACCACCAAGTTGCTTCGTGTACAAAAAACTTAATGTCATCATCATCTGTAAAAACTATAACAGGAACAAAACTGCCATCAAATTTTTCATAAAAATGAACCTCATCATTTCCATCAGGATCAATATTCCATATTGGAGAGTTTTGTCCAAACTGATATGGTGAGACAAAACTCTTCACTACTTTATCAGGACTCAACCATTTTCCAATTTTTGAATTATATCCCCTAGCCCCAAAATCGACTATTCCTTTTCCTAGATCAGGATCATTTTCTTTATTATTAAACCCATATCGGTAGCCGATGTCCTCTCCTTTGGTGTATCCCCTGCCCGGCATCTGCATGCCAAAGGGGTGGTAGTCGCTCACGCTCGCCACGTCCGCAAAGCCGTCCGTCTTTTTCAGGTCGGTCACGGTCGCCAGCACGTTGCCCAGGTGGTTGCTTAGCTCAAACTGCCTTAGCCCCCAGGTGCGCTCGCCCATGGTCATGTCCGCATCCTCTGCATGTTCCCCGCCGTTCAGCGCGCCCAACCTAGAGCTGCCATAGATCGGTCTTTCTTTAAGCGTTATCTCTTCCTCTCCTTTTTTCTTGTAAATCGCCATCACGTTGCCCGAGGCATCCCTCACATAGTAGTCAGTCGCCACAATGTTGTCCCCTTCCCAGAGCTGCTTTACCGCGCGGTTGCCGTCGGGGGCGTAGCGGTATTGCACGCTCTTTTCCGCGCCCTCCACCGTCTTGCTCACCTTGGCCACCTTGCCCTGTATGGTCCAGTCTATGTCCGTAATGTTCTCCGAGTCGTCCCTTATCAGGTTGCCTATGGCGTCGTAGGCATAGTTGCCTTCTTCTTGCCCCAGCCTGGTGGAAAGGGTCTTCAGCTCGCCCAGCTTGGCGGAGAATTCTCCGCCCGGCTCCACCACAAAACCCGGCTCTATCTTGAAGCTCTCCTTGGCGGTGAGGGTGATGTCCTCGCCCTCTTGTACCCTCGCCCCGTCCGTAAGGGTGATGTTGTTGTAGTTCTCTTCTTGTGTTTGGGGCAGCGGGGTGTAGTCGTACGTAATGTCGCCGTTGGCGTCACCGCCTGGTGGAAGTGCCTCTACTTCCTCGTTGTCCTCTACATGTGCCAACCTGTTGGAGCCCTCTAGGTAGTTGGTCGTGAACCTGTAACCTTGGTTCTCCTCCTTCTCCATATAGCTGCCGTCCATGTAGTTGTATGTGATCAGGATCACCTCCCTGTCCAGCTCTTGGTTCCTGCCCAGTTGCTCTATGTTGCCGTTGCCGTCGTAGGTATAGTGGCTGTCGTAGGCTTTTTGCACGTCGGGCGTGCGGTTTGCCCAGGCCGTGCCGTCAAAGGCGGAAGACCTCGCAAAGGAGATGCGGTTGAGCTGGTCGTAGCCGTAGTGCATGGCCTGCAGCGCCTTGTCGGGGCGGGTAGAGCCGTCTTCTTTCCTTCCCAGTTGGGGCAGGTCGGTCGCCATCCAGGCGATGTTCCCGTTGTAGAGCCCCACATTGCCCGCCAGGTCGTTGGCATGGGCATGGTCGTCCCACAACTGGCCGTTGGCCATTGCCCCTAGCCCTAGGCCTTCCTTGATCGGCGCATAGTCGCCCTTGTAGTAGCCGAGGGCATAGGCGAACTCGTCTTTGGGGAGGGAAGGAGGATACTTCTAGCCTATTGCCATCTACTTCAGAGTAAAGGATACTAGTCGCTATTATTCATCTCACAAAAACTATTTTTTTTGCGCGCCAAAAAAAAACACAAACCATTCATTTTCAATTGCTTAATACTAAAACTACGTAATTACGTAAATTAATTAAAAAATTTATTACGTATTACTACGTATTTTTTAAAAATAATCCCTTACCTTAGTATCAATAAATAAGTAAAACAACGGAAAATTATACGTAACCGATCAACACATTAAAAGAGTTTCTAAGTAAATATGAAAATCGTCTCACTACCAACTTTACATTTTAAACCTGAAACGCTTTAAGCTATATGTTCAATTTTACTAAAAAGATACTTTTACTGGGTTTGTTCCTAATAGGAGCCCTCTCTACTGTTTATGGTCAGTTCTCTATAGTTGGTGAAATTCGCCCAAGGGCAGAATTCAGAAACGGTTTCAAAACCTTAAATAAAGACAATACCGACCCTGCATTTTTTATTGAGCAGCGTTCGAGACTGTACTTTGGCTACAAAGCAGATAAAATCAACTTTAAGCTTTCTTTGCAAGATGTGAGAATCTGGGGTAACGCAGACCAGATCTACAAAGAAGACCCTGCACTTGCCAATGTGTACGAAGCTTGGGCTGAGTATGAGCTTTCTAGCAAATGGGCGGTGAAGGCTGGTCGCCAAGACTTGAACTACGACAATGCTCGTTTCTTAGGAAACCTCGGATGGGCTCAACAAGGAAGAAGCCACGATGCGTTGTTGCTTACGTTCAAAGACAGTACCGGTACTCAGCTTCACATAGGCGGCGCATTCAACCAAAACGTTCCTTTCGAGCCAGGCAAATTGTTTTCTACGTACTATGAAGGCGTAAACAACTACAAAACCATCCAATACGCTTGGTTGCACAAAGACCTTGGCAACTCAAATTTTTCGGTACTTGTATTCAACGATGGTCGCCAAGCAGCTGACTCGGCAGTGCATTTCCGCCAAACGTATGGGTTCTTTGGAAACACAAAAGTAGGAAATGTAAAATTACAAGGAGAGCTGTATTACCAAGGTGGTAAAAACGGTGGAGGGGCTGATGTTAGCGCTTACATGATTGCCTTAAACGCTACATTGCCCACCAAAATCACACCTCTTACCATTGGCTTCGATTACCTATCGGGCACAGAAGCTTCGGACGACAAAGACAAATCATTTGCTCCACTATATGGCACTAACCATAAATTCTACGGTCTGATGGATTATTTCTACGTAGGAAATGGCCACAATGTAGGAGGAAAATCAATCGGATTGGTTGACATCTTCCTCAAGACCAACTTCAAACTAAGTAAAAAATCTTCCCTTTTGGGTCACCTCCATTACTTCTCGTCTCCAGTAGCTATCCAAAACCCAGAAGGCAGCGGAGAAGCTTCAGCGGGACTAGGTACTGAGCTTGACTTGGTATGGAATGTAAACATGTCGAAATGGGCAAACTTCAAGCTTGGCTACTCTCAAATGTTCGCTACAGAGACTATGGGAATAGTGAAAAGTGGAAACCACGACATGACCAACAACTGGGCATGGGCGATGCTAACGATCAAACCTGAATTATTCAAATCAAAGTAAGTATTTGTAATCAAGATCTAAATTATTAACCCCTAAATCCAAATTAAAATGAGTACATCAGCTACAGGAAAGGCTACCAAAATCAACTTGTTTAGCCTGAAAACCATCAACATGAGAACATTCCATCTTACGTGGTTCTCTTTCTTCCTATGTTTCTTCGGATGGTTCGGTATTGCGCCTCTTATGGCGGTTGTAAGGGAAGAACTTGCCCTTTCAAAAGGTCAAATTGGTAACATCATTATCTCGTCGGTTGCCATTACGGTGTTCGCCCGCCTAGCCATTGGCTGGTTGTGCGACAAGATCGGCCCTAGGATTACCTATTCGGCGTTGCTTATTTTTGGTTCGCTTCCAGTAATCTTCATCGGCTTGGCAGACAGCTATATGAGTTTCTTGCTTTTCAGATTGGCAATTGGTGTGATCGGTGCTTCTTTCGTAATCACTCAGTACCACACTTCAATGATGTTTGCACCAAACGTGGTAGGAACAGCAAATGCTACTACTGCAGGATGGGGTAACCTTGGTGGTGGTGTTACGCAAATGATAATGCCATTGGTTTTTGCTATGTTCGTTGGGTTTGGATACGCCGATGCTTCTGCTTGGAGATATGCTATGGTAATCCCAGGTCTTGCGTTAATTGTTTGCGGTGTTTTATACTACAAATACACTACTGACTTGCCAGAAGGAAACCTTGCTGACCTAAAGAAAAACGACCCTGAATTTAAAGTAAAAAGCAAAGAATCGAAAGGATCTTTCAAAATGGCGCTTAAAGACCACAGGGTATGGGCACTTTTCGTAATCTACGGAGCATGCTTCGGTGTAGAGTTGACTATCAACAACATTGCAGCTATCTACTACCATGATTACTTCCAACTGGATCTTAAAACTGCTGGTCTGATTGCAGGTCTGTTCGGATTGATGAACATTTTCGCTAGATCTTTAGGAGGTTTCTTCGGAGACAAAGCAGGTATAAAGTGGGGATTGAAAGGACGGGTTTACTTCTTAGGCGCTGTTCTTCTTATAGAAGGTCTTGCTCTTATCTTATTCTCTAAAATGGCGATCTTGCCAGTGGCTATCATCACCATGATCATCTTTAGTTTGTTCGTGCAGATGTCAGAAGGAGCAACGTATTCAGTAGTTCCTTTCATCAACAAAAAAGCAATTGGCGCCATTTCAGGTATAGTAGGAGCTGGCGGTAACGCTGGTGCGGTTGCAGCAGGTTTCTTATTGAAGTCTGAAGGGATTTCTTACCCAGAAGCATTGACCATCATCGGAATCTGTGTAATAGGCGCATCGGCACTTTCTCTTCTGGTAAGGTTCTCTACTCAAGCGGAATCTGAAGCTAAAGTAGAGATGGACGAATCATTGGCTGCGGCTAACTTGCAACCAATTCCTGTTAAAGCTTAAATACACTGAAAAATACGTTTCCGTACAGATTTCGATACTAAAAAATTATTTCATACCTACTGAGAGTTGCTGGTTGCTAGTTTCTTGTCACTAGTTTTCGAAAGAGAAAAAGGTAACGCTCTCCAATTATCAATGTAATAACACCTCATTTTTTTTTACGATTGGAAAGCCTTAATAACTAGCAACTTGTAACCGGTTAAAAAGAAATAAAATGGATACGTTAACTACGTTCAGTAATTCAGCTCACAGAATGCTTAATACTTTCACCTAATCTACTTCATATAGATTCCCCCTGTGCTTTGGCATAGGGGGTTTCAAAATAAACACCTAGTAAAGCTTAGTTCAAACGAAGCTAGCTTTCACAAAACAAGATTTAAGGTTTGGATCACCTTTTTTCCTTGTAGATAAAAATATGTGGCTATTAACGTTTTAAGTTGTTTCACTCCAAAACATACTAACAAGTATATCACTTACTTAAAAACAAATTCGGAATGCAATCCCTGAGAAAATCATACAAAACTACTTGCTCATATTGTGGCGTTGGCTGCGGCATAGAAGTGAGCAAAAACAGAAATGGGCAACTCGTCTTGAAAGGTGACGAAGACCATCCTGTAAATAAGGGCATGCTCTGCTCAAAAGGGATGAACCTTCACTACACGGTACAAGATCACTCTGACAGGATTATGAACCCGAAAATGCGTTGGAGTAGAAACCATCCGCTCGAAAGAGTAAGTTGGGATACAGCACTCACAAGAGCATCGGCTGTTTTCAAAACGTTTATTAAGCAACATGGTCCCGATTCGGTAGGGTTTTATGTTTCAGGGCAATGCACCACCGAAGAATATTACTTGGTGAACAAACTCACTAAGGGCTTTTTTGGAACGAATAACATCGATACTAATTCCCGCCTTTGCATGAGCGGAGCTGTAGTAGGTTACGTAAAAACATTGGGAGAAGACGCCGTACCTGTTTCGTACGACGATATAGAAAAAGCAGACTGTTTTTTCATTACAGGGGCTAACCCTGCATGGTGCCACCCTATTTTGTTCAGGAGAATAGAGGCACATAAAGAGAACAATCCTGACACCAAAATAATAGTGGTTGATCCAAGGGTGACGCAATCTTGCGCCTTGGCCGACCTTCACCTCCAAATTAGGCCTGGCACCGATACGGTTCTTTACCATGCCATAGGTCGTTGCCTCATCGAAAACGGCGATGTTGATATGGATTTTATCAACAACCACGCTAACGGCTACAAAGAGTACCGCGACGAGGTAATGAAAACAAGCCTAGAAGAAGCTTCTACTATTTGTGGGGTAACCGAAAGTGACATCAGATTGGCAGCCAGCTACATTGGCAATGCCAAAGGATATATATCCATGTGGGCAATGGGACTGAACCAAAGCACCGATGGAGTAAATAGGAATTTAGCCTTACTTTCACTCAACCTTATTACAGGACATATTGGCAAGCCTGGTTCGGGACCTTTTTCCCTTACCGGGCAACCCAATGCTATGGGTGGCAGGGAAGTAGGCGGCATGGCCAATCTTTTGGCTGCGCACAGAGTACAAGGAAATGCCGAACACCGAGATGAAGTTGCTAAGTTTTGGGGAGTAGACTCCCTGCCCGATAAACCGGGAAAAACGGCTACTCAAATGTTTGAGGCACTCCGCTCAGGCGAGATGAAGGCGATCTGGATTGTGTGTACCAATCCATCGGTAAGTATGCCCGATGCAAAGTTGGTTGACGAAGCGCTCAAGCAAGCCAAGTTCGTAATCGTCCAAGATATTTCTACTAAATCGGATACGGCTAAATATGCCGACCTTGTTCTTCCTGCTGCTGGTTGGTTGGAGAAAGAAGGTACGATGACCAACTCGGAAAGAAGGATCAGCTACTTGAATAAAGTTGTCTCTCCTCCGGGCGAAGCAAGACCCGACTGGGAAATTTTTTGCGATTTTGCCAAAAAAATGGGCTACCATGGCTTCGATTTCAAATCTGCCGCTGCGGTATATGACGAGCACTGCCAACTCACCAAAGGTACCAACATAGACATTAGCGGATTGAGCTACAAACGCCTCCAAGCGGAAGGCACGTTCCAGTGGCCCGTTCCAAGCACCGACTCGAAGGGCACAAAACGCCTTTTTACAGACAAAAAATTCTATACGCCTAACCAAAAGGCAAATATATTGATAAGCGGGGCATCGGTAGAAGCCGAGCCAGTAACCCCGGAGTTCCCACTCATTCTTACCACAGGCCGTATCCGTGACCAATGGCACACCATGACCCGTACGGGCAAGGTAAACCGCCTCAACAAACACATCGCTCGACCTTTCTTAGAAATCCACCCGAACGATGCAGCAGAAAGAGGAATTGCAGACGGAGACATCGTAAAGGTTACAAACGACAGAGGCGAAGTGAAGGTGAGTGCCACTATTACCGAAAGCATTAGGGAAGGCGTTATTTTCTTGCCAATGCACTGGGGAAAAATATTCAGCAATGACTTCTCTAGGGCCAATAACCTTACCAACAGCGCATTTGACCCGCAGTCTAAACAACCAGGCTTCAAGTACTCGGCGGTGCAGGTAACCCCTCTTACCAAAAAGAAAGAGAAAGTCATCATTATTGGTGCAGGCGCAGCGGGCTATAGGTTCATCAACACCTACCGTGAGCTGAACCAAGAGGATGAACTCCATGTGTTTTCTAAAGAAAAATATCCTTTCTACAACCGTGTACTTTTGCCAGAATACGTAAACGGGCAAAAAGACTGGGAAAACCTGTTGAAATTCCGCCAAGGTGAATTTGAAGCACTCAAAGTTCATCTGCACAATGAAAACAGCATTGAGCTGATCGACAGGGACAACAAAAAAGTGTTAGATGCAAAAGGAGAATGGCATTCGTACGATAAACTTATAGTAGCCACGGGTAGCAGGGCGTTCGTTCCGCCAGATGCTCCTATGCACTTACCAGGTCTTTTCACGGTAAGAAGCAGGCAAGATGCAGATCGTTTGAAATTACACCTGAACAAGGACAAGAACAAAGTATTGGTAATAGGCGGAGGGTTGCTTGGCCTAGAATTGTCTGCCGCTTTGACTGAGATTGACGTAGACGTAACTATCATCCAGCTTTCTTCTAGACTGATGGAAAGGCAGTTGGACGCTACCGCCAGCAACATGTTGATAGACGTAGTAGAAGACATGGGCATCAATGTGTACCTCAACGACCAAGTACAAGAGCTAAGCAAAAGCGAGATAAATGAAAACGGTCTTCATGTAAAAATGAAGAGTGGTAGGGAACTAGACTACGATGCCGTGGTATATGCCATTGGTACGAGACCAAATATTGAAATTGCTAAAAATGCCGACCTCGTTAGCGGAAGGGGCATAAAAGTAAACAGCTATTTGCAAACGAGCGACCCAGATATTTTTGCACTAGGCGAAGTAGCCGAGCACGAGGGCAAGATCAACGGAATTACCGCCGCTGCAGAAAAACAAGCCGATATTTCTGCACGATTCATTGCCGGTGATCCATTCAGCATCTACAATGGAAATGTCCCGATGAACATTCTCAAGTTTGCCAACCTCGACCTGTGCTCTATAGGAATGGTCACTATTCCTGCCAACGAAAAAGACTATGAAGAGGTCATCTTGATAGATAAATCCCGAACCTATTATAAGAAGTGCTTGGTAAAACAAGACAAACTGGTGGGTGCGATAATGATGGGCGACAAAGCCGAATTTGCCGAGTTCAAAAGGCTTATTGAAGAACAAACCGAACTTTCTGAAAAACGTGGGGAACTGCTCAGGGGAGCTTCTCCGGGCGAACCAATGATAGGCGAACTGGTATGTAGCTGTGGCAATGTGGGTAAAGGCAACATTGAAAAAGCCGTTACAGGCGGCTGCCACCACCTCAAAGAAGTCTGCATGCAAACAGGTGCGGGACTTGGCTGCGGTAGTTGCAAACCAGAAGTCAAAAACATCATTGATGAAATGCTGGTATTGAAATAGCCGATCGTAGAGACGCCCCAATCTAACCGATACAAAAAAATTAAAAGAATAAGCCTAACTTTGAGAAAGTGATAACAACAGAAGAAACAGTGAATATACAACAAGTGGCAAATGTTGAAAAACATGAACTGGTAAGGGTTTTTGTAAAAGGCGGCGTGATCAGCGCGGGCGATCTCCTCAAGATCATCCACACCGTAGAAGGCTTCGGCTTGGACTACATCCATTTCGGATCGAGGCAAGACATCATGTTCCCAGCCTCCTCCAACGTTCGCAACATCATTGACGAAACGTTCAATGCTATCCATACTTCCTACGATATGGATGGGGAATCTTACCAAAATATAGTAAGCTCCTACCCTGCCCTCAACGTAATGCCCAAAAGGCAATGGTTGGCCACGCATATTTACCACTACATTTTCGAAACATTCGATTACCAGCCAAAACTCAAAATCAACATTGTTGATCCTACACAAAGCTTAGTACCGCTTTTCACCGGTAACCTCAATTTCATTGCCTCCCAAAAAGAGAGCTATTGGTACATGTTCATCAGGCTAGAAAACATTGACGAGAAACCTTGGCAAGTGCCAATCTTGATCTATAGCTACGAC
It encodes:
- a CDS encoding macro domain-containing protein translates to MTYYFISTSSELTEAWEKVFNGVQDVIIKYDSIFNYPCDAIVSPANSFGFMNGGLDFAISKNLGWHIEKKLQGKIRRDYYGELLVGQATVIETEHSDFSYLISAPTMRTPMTILKSPNVYLAMKAILILLIYGRFDNGDLIKDKIQSIAVPGLGTGTGQVPPIVCARQMRIAWEDVINEKFKTQNGWDELRSNYAYFFTHDEKDLGYNIP
- a CDS encoding RHS repeat-associated core domain-containing protein, coding for MANGQLWDDHAHANDLAGNVGLYNGNIAWMATDLPQLGRKEDGSTRPDKALQAMHYGYDQLNRISFARSSAFDGTAWANRTPDVQKAYDSHYTYDGNGNIEQLGRNQELDREVILITYNYMDGSYMEKEENQGYRFTTNYLEGSNRLAHVEDNEEVEALPPGGDANGDITYDYTPLPQTQEENYNNITLTDGARVQEGEDITLTAKESFKIEPGFVVEPGGEFSAKLGELKTLSTRLGQEEGNYAYDAIGNLIRDDSENITDIDWTIQGKVAKVSKTVEGAEKSVQYRYAPDGNRAVKQLWEGDNIVATDYYVRDASGNVMAIYKKKGEEEITLKERPIYGSSRLGALNGGEHAEDADMTMGERTWGLRQFELSNHLGNVLATVTDLKKTDGFADVASVSDYHPFGMQMPGRGYTKGEDIGYRYGFNNKENDPDLGKGIVDFGARGYNSKIGKWLSPDKVVKSFVSPYQFGQNSPIWNIDPDGNDEVHFYEKFDGSFVPVIVFTDDDDIKFFVHEATWWSRQKNNWIPVDEEYNDQFEIQNNLWNALGWTKYDPNWLAREINGSTEIEGYLAIRAFEGNEKAQFWQGMARNQNIEERIEALIAIGDILVGGREAIRGAAGRRMVAPRSLGAAAKEGSMIPLADDVVPMYRAPRKGTVDNIMKNGFDTGAREIHFAKERELALEYSRQGTYDDYLIRVDIPKATWDDWVEKKYIEPYEGGRFQIRLPNKELDKLNTFYKEKEIGY
- a CDS encoding alginate export family protein, with protein sequence MFNFTKKILLLGLFLIGALSTVYGQFSIVGEIRPRAEFRNGFKTLNKDNTDPAFFIEQRSRLYFGYKADKINFKLSLQDVRIWGNADQIYKEDPALANVYEAWAEYELSSKWAVKAGRQDLNYDNARFLGNLGWAQQGRSHDALLLTFKDSTGTQLHIGGAFNQNVPFEPGKLFSTYYEGVNNYKTIQYAWLHKDLGNSNFSVLVFNDGRQAADSAVHFRQTYGFFGNTKVGNVKLQGELYYQGGKNGGGADVSAYMIALNATLPTKITPLTIGFDYLSGTEASDDKDKSFAPLYGTNHKFYGLMDYFYVGNGHNVGGKSIGLVDIFLKTNFKLSKKSSLLGHLHYFSSPVAIQNPEGSGEASAGLGTELDLVWNVNMSKWANFKLGYSQMFATETMGIVKSGNHDMTNNWAWAMLTIKPELFKSK
- a CDS encoding MFS transporter — protein: MSTSATGKATKINLFSLKTINMRTFHLTWFSFFLCFFGWFGIAPLMAVVREELALSKGQIGNIIISSVAITVFARLAIGWLCDKIGPRITYSALLIFGSLPVIFIGLADSYMSFLLFRLAIGVIGASFVITQYHTSMMFAPNVVGTANATTAGWGNLGGGVTQMIMPLVFAMFVGFGYADASAWRYAMVIPGLALIVCGVLYYKYTTDLPEGNLADLKKNDPEFKVKSKESKGSFKMALKDHRVWALFVIYGACFGVELTINNIAAIYYHDYFQLDLKTAGLIAGLFGLMNIFARSLGGFFGDKAGIKWGLKGRVYFLGAVLLIEGLALILFSKMAILPVAIITMIIFSLFVQMSEGATYSVVPFINKKAIGAISGIVGAGGNAGAVAAGFLLKSEGISYPEALTIIGICVIGASALSLLVRFSTQAESEAKVEMDESLAAANLQPIPVKA
- a CDS encoding molybdopterin-dependent oxidoreductase, with the protein product MQSLRKSYKTTCSYCGVGCGIEVSKNRNGQLVLKGDEDHPVNKGMLCSKGMNLHYTVQDHSDRIMNPKMRWSRNHPLERVSWDTALTRASAVFKTFIKQHGPDSVGFYVSGQCTTEEYYLVNKLTKGFFGTNNIDTNSRLCMSGAVVGYVKTLGEDAVPVSYDDIEKADCFFITGANPAWCHPILFRRIEAHKENNPDTKIIVVDPRVTQSCALADLHLQIRPGTDTVLYHAIGRCLIENGDVDMDFINNHANGYKEYRDEVMKTSLEEASTICGVTESDIRLAASYIGNAKGYISMWAMGLNQSTDGVNRNLALLSLNLITGHIGKPGSGPFSLTGQPNAMGGREVGGMANLLAAHRVQGNAEHRDEVAKFWGVDSLPDKPGKTATQMFEALRSGEMKAIWIVCTNPSVSMPDAKLVDEALKQAKFVIVQDISTKSDTAKYADLVLPAAGWLEKEGTMTNSERRISYLNKVVSPPGEARPDWEIFCDFAKKMGYHGFDFKSAAAVYDEHCQLTKGTNIDISGLSYKRLQAEGTFQWPVPSTDSKGTKRLFTDKKFYTPNQKANILISGASVEAEPVTPEFPLILTTGRIRDQWHTMTRTGKVNRLNKHIARPFLEIHPNDAAERGIADGDIVKVTNDRGEVKVSATITESIREGVIFLPMHWGKIFSNDFSRANNLTNSAFDPQSKQPGFKYSAVQVTPLTKKKEKVIIIGAGAAGYRFINTYRELNQEDELHVFSKEKYPFYNRVLLPEYVNGQKDWENLLKFRQGEFEALKVHLHNENSIELIDRDNKKVLDAKGEWHSYDKLIVATGSRAFVPPDAPMHLPGLFTVRSRQDADRLKLHLNKDKNKVLVIGGGLLGLELSAALTEIDVDVTIIQLSSRLMERQLDATASNMLIDVVEDMGINVYLNDQVQELSKSEINENGLHVKMKSGRELDYDAVVYAIGTRPNIEIAKNADLVSGRGIKVNSYLQTSDPDIFALGEVAEHEGKINGITAAAEKQADISARFIAGDPFSIYNGNVPMNILKFANLDLCSIGMVTIPANEKDYEEVILIDKSRTYYKKCLVKQDKLVGAIMMGDKAEFAEFKRLIEEQTELSEKRGELLRGASPGEPMIGELVCSCGNVGKGNIEKAVTGGCHHLKEVCMQTGAGLGCGSCKPEVKNIIDEMLVLK